A genomic window from Glaciihabitans sp. INWT7 includes:
- a CDS encoding isoprenyl transferase, protein MAQREVPLGRGILYGLYQNRIRRFLATQERPKHIAMILDGNRRWARQRLLETAAHGHRAGAAKFREFLVWCDDLGIATATLYLLSTDNLTGRTTAELDELLQIIADLAEDLSHFRDWRVQHVGSADGLPQHLIEALKNAEARTASNTGMHINLAVGYGGRREIADAMRSIVTKHEEDGGTLDALAEILTPELIGDHLYTGGQPDPDLVIRTSGEQRLSDFMLWQSAHSEFYFVEALGPDLREVDFLRALRDYARRQRRFGS, encoded by the coding sequence GTGGCACAGCGGGAAGTTCCCCTCGGACGAGGCATCCTCTACGGCCTTTACCAGAACCGGATCCGACGCTTCCTCGCCACCCAGGAACGGCCGAAGCACATCGCGATGATCCTCGACGGCAACCGGCGGTGGGCGCGCCAACGGTTGCTCGAGACCGCGGCCCACGGGCACCGTGCCGGAGCCGCGAAGTTCCGTGAGTTCCTGGTGTGGTGTGATGACCTCGGAATCGCCACGGCGACCCTCTACCTGCTGTCCACCGACAATCTCACCGGCCGGACTACCGCCGAACTGGATGAGCTGCTGCAGATCATCGCGGACCTGGCAGAAGACCTCTCGCACTTCCGTGACTGGAGGGTGCAGCACGTGGGGTCCGCCGACGGCCTTCCGCAGCACCTCATCGAGGCACTGAAGAATGCCGAGGCCCGCACCGCATCGAACACCGGCATGCACATCAACCTCGCGGTCGGCTACGGCGGTCGCCGGGAGATCGCGGATGCGATGCGCAGCATCGTGACCAAGCATGAGGAAGACGGCGGCACCCTCGATGCCCTCGCGGAGATCCTCACTCCGGAGCTCATCGGCGACCACCTGTACACCGGCGGCCAGCCCGATCCGGACCTCGTCATCCGCACCTCGGGGGAACAGCGTCTCAGCGACTTCATGCTCTGGCAGAGCGCCCACAGCGAGTTCTATTTCGTGGAGGCGCTCGGGCCCGACCTGCGCGAGGTCGACTTCTTGCGGGCCCTCCGCGACTACGCCCGACGCCAGCGCCGCTTCGGCAGTTAG
- a CDS encoding hemolysin III family protein: MATESDQGPFDSAVDAEDDGPDLPNIPLLDDALTNRAALLERKPTWRGWIHTATFPVAIVLGVVLIVRADGVPAKVSSSVFVLSSLLLFGVSALYHRINWSDRKKRLLKRMDHANIFLLIAGSYTPITVLALPHDKSVLLLWLVWIGAGLGIGFRIFWIGAPRWLYVPLYLLLGYAALAFIVDFFQANAVMMTLILLGGVFYTIGAVIYGFKRPNPVPGVFGFHEIFHALTLLAYLCHWTAIFLVATNPPVF; this comes from the coding sequence ATGGCAACGGAATCGGATCAGGGACCTTTCGACTCTGCGGTGGATGCCGAAGACGACGGGCCCGACCTTCCCAACATCCCTCTCTTGGACGATGCGCTCACAAATCGCGCGGCGCTGCTCGAGCGCAAGCCCACCTGGCGGGGGTGGATCCACACGGCCACTTTCCCGGTCGCGATCGTGCTCGGTGTGGTGCTGATCGTGCGGGCCGACGGCGTGCCGGCCAAGGTGTCGAGCTCCGTCTTCGTGCTGTCGTCGCTGCTGCTGTTCGGGGTCTCCGCGCTCTATCACCGCATCAATTGGAGTGACCGCAAGAAACGGCTGCTCAAGCGCATGGACCACGCCAACATCTTCCTGCTGATCGCCGGGTCGTATACCCCGATCACCGTGCTGGCCCTCCCCCACGACAAGTCGGTGCTCTTGCTCTGGCTGGTCTGGATCGGTGCCGGCCTCGGAATCGGATTCCGCATCTTCTGGATCGGCGCACCGCGCTGGCTCTACGTGCCGCTCTATCTGTTGCTCGGCTACGCCGCGCTCGCCTTCATCGTCGACTTCTTCCAGGCCAACGCCGTGATGATGACCCTCATCCTGCTCGGCGGTGTCTTCTACACGATCGGCGCGGTGATCTACGGCTTCAAGCGTCCGAACCCCGTGCCCGGAGTCTTCGGATTCCATGAGATCTTCCACGCGCTCACACTGCTCGCGTACCTCTGCCACTGGACCGCCATCTTCCTGGTGGCCACGAACCCGCCGGTCTTCTAG